A segment of the Nostoc sp. TCL26-01 genome:
ATGAGCGCCTTGTTTTTGTTGTAAGCATTGCAGTAGCCAGCCTGGGTAGTTACTCATCACATGGACTGGTATTCCCAGTACGGAAAACACTTTAGGTGGTTGAACCATAGCCTTTTATCCTCACACCAGATTCTCTCGAACGATAGTTTATCAAATTTTTTAATGGGATGTCTGAGGACTCAGCACCTGAGTGAAAAAGCTTAAATTACCTTTGCAAATAGACTAAATTATGAAAATAAACCTGGAATTTGGTATTTATCAATGATAAATACAACTTATAGTAAGTCAGGAGCTTTTTATCATCGATTTTTGACAAATGTCTATAAAAATTAACTTTATACTATCCAACCGTCAAGAGGTCAGATAAGGTAATTAACAAATACAACAGAAAAATTTTAGTCAAAACATCTTATGCTAGTTTTTTGGCTTTCATCAAGAAAGTCCCAGCTATATTTAAGTTGTCACCTTACCTTAGTTCCTACACCTGCCACAATAGAAGTATAATTTCATGCTTTAGTGGAAATAGATGACTGTATGTAGGTTTTGTTCACGCTGATTTTATGATTGAAGTGGTAGATTATTGAGATTATTTATCGAGTTAGACTGTGATCAGCTGGTGATCCACCAGTCTATATGGGTGAAAATTATATATTTATTCTTGTTTTTGGGTACTTCGACATTTATTTTAGAAACTGCGTCTATGAAGAATTTTGAGTAACCTCGGTTTTCCAGTTAAGCTAGCATGACGGGTAGAAATTGACTATGAGTAAAATTCGGATTGCGCTGATTGAAGATCATGATCTTACCCGTGTGGGTATTCGGACAGCACTTTTACAAAAAGAAGAAATTGAAGTTGTCGGAGAAGCTGCCAATGCGGCAGAAGGCTTAAATATGCTGAAAAAGGTACAACCAGATATTGCAATTGTCGATATTGGTTTACCAGATAAAGATGGAATTGAATTAACACGGGAACTCAAATCCATAAGTAATGGCAAAGATTTGCCCACAAAAATATTGATTTTAACTTTGCGTGATAACAAAGAAGCTGTTTTGGCAGCTTTTGCGGCTGGGGCTGATTCTTACTGCATGAAAGATATTAAGTTTGATAATTTGCTAGAAGCGGTGAGAGTAACTTACAATGGCAACGCCTGGATTGATCCAGCGATCGCCAGAATTGTGTTACAACAAGCACAACAAAACCCTGCCAAATCAGAAACAGCAATAGGAGAAGCAAAAAATACTGTTGTCAACCCAGAAAATACGGATAATGTGGACACCATTGACCCCTATATCCTGACAGAAAGAGAATTGGAAGTATTACAGTTGATTGTCGAAGGCTGTAGCAATGCAGTCATCGCTGAACGCCTGTACATCACAGTCGGCACAGTCAAAACCCATGTGCGGAACATTTTAAACAAACTCTGTGCTGATGACCGCACCCAAGCCGCCGTTCGTGCTTTGCGATCG
Coding sequences within it:
- a CDS encoding response regulator transcription factor; the protein is MSKIRIALIEDHDLTRVGIRTALLQKEEIEVVGEAANAAEGLNMLKKVQPDIAIVDIGLPDKDGIELTRELKSISNGKDLPTKILILTLRDNKEAVLAAFAAGADSYCMKDIKFDNLLEAVRVTYNGNAWIDPAIARIVLQQAQQNPAKSETAIGEAKNTVVNPENTDNVDTIDPYILTERELEVLQLIVEGCSNAVIAERLYITVGTVKTHVRNILNKLCADDRTQAAVRALRSGLVG